AAACAGCATGCAGAACCTTATTCTGCTAGAACACACAGACCCACACACTTGCCCAGTctgaagaaacacacagTTACGGATCAGCGTCTGTGGCAGCGACAGCCGAGTAACCTTCTAGTCACATACATGGCCTGAATTTTCCgtgagaagggagacgcacGCTTCCCCACTGGCACTGGAGACTAAGTGGACGCAAGATGTCCTAATATCCCGATGTTCGCCTTGGAAATCTCCCAATATTCGTCCGCCCGGAAAAGCCGGATCCATCTCACCCGAGCAGTGATAGTGTATTTGGTGCTGGACCCTTTGCATTTTAAAAACTTTTTGTCGCCTCTTTCCGAATGCTCGAATGTACGGAATAGCAAAGACTACTTCTCTGCATTAACCACGATGGATCTGGATTCACTTACGAGCGTGGATGCGCCAGACATCGCGTTCGGCTGAGCGTAGGAATGCGGGTGGCCTTGCTGCGGCAACTGCTGCGCAGACTGGTTGTGCTGTTGCGAGTAATTCCCTGCATTCGTGAAGCCTTGGTATTGCTGGTGGTGAGGCGGGGGTGGCAGAGGCGGCTGTTGAAGATGAAGTTGcatctgctgctgctgaagaTGGTGCGGCTGTCCGTAGCCGGCACCGCGGGCGCTGGACGAAGGGTGCAATCCAGAGTTTCCGCCGTACCCATGATGTCCAGAAAACGCTGTGTTTTGTGCGCTGTGGTGGAAGCCGCCTCCGGACGAGGCTGGCGCTCCTGAAGGGTGGACAGAGTACACAGACATTGTAGACGCAGTGCGAAAAGACGACGGTGGGAATGCACGGAATGTTCGGGAAGATCGCGTCGGCAAAGTGGACCGAGAACGGCGGAAAACACGGCCGGACGACGGAATGCGGAACTCTACAGAACGCGGTGAACAGACTGGAGGTGTGAAGCCAGAGAGCGACTGCGGACCTGTGGCGCACAAGAACGTTtaagaagggagaaaggaatcGGTTACAATGGGACGGAAGCTCTTAGAGCGCGCCGGGGGATTTTCCGAGGAGATTCTTGAATGTGGGGGCAAAAATGATTTGACGAGACTCGACGAGGGAGAGATACGTGGGAAGAAGTCAAAAAGGTACGCGAGTGTGGAGTGgcgcgaggaaaacgaaccCTCGAAAAGGCAGgcggaagaaacagcgaaacgGACGGTGTTTCCACGAACTAAAAGTGAATTTTACAGGGTAGAGGGGCGATATTCCGCGCAGCAACGCACTTTCCAGAACAGGAACAACGCGCACTGAACTGCGGTCTGCACAACTGTCTCGGGGGAACACTCTCCACGAACGTCGTGGTAATGCCGTGTTGCACGAGCGGCCGAGATGCGCCAGGGAAACGCGCGCAAAGCCGACAAAAATAGCGGCTGAACTCCCGAAAAAATGCAGACGAAAGGACGCTCCGCGAAACACAAAGACAGAGGGACGAAACTACGCAGTGGACGACGGAAACAGGCGCACGCGTAAGCGCCGCGGGTGTGGCCATCCTAAAAAGGAGGGGCAGAGCAGCGCTGACGAAAAGGCTGCGTTTCGCGTGGGTAACAAAACCCACCAAAACACCACCTCGCGCGAGGGGCCACATTTCGCGAAAATTCCCACCTGGCACCCCCCGCCGCAatctcccccccccccacttACTCTTTGCGGAACCCCGTTGGCGCTAAAAGAGGACGCGGAAACATCGCGACgcgtgtgtgcgtgtgtgtgatAGAAACCAACAAGCACTCACGATGTCGAATGCAAGGAAAGACGTTCACGAACGCCACACTTTTACGGGAATAGGATCTCAATGTCGCTGATCCCACTGCGTCGGGTGCgtttccagaaaaaacgtGTTCTCCAGGAACCACCTAAGcgccaagaagaaaaacacagtaCCTTTCGCATGGGAGTTGTTGAGTTTGCGTCcgtttctcgacttccttgTGCGACGGTAATACGACTGAAAGAAAACCACAGAAAAGGCTTCCGTCTGAAATAAAGCGCGTGGACAGCGCTCAAGGTCCAGGGTGAGGCACAAGGAGGACGCTGAGAGTGATCTTTCCCCAGGAATCCAGGAATAGTAGCGGTAAACGGTTACGCTCACTGTCGGATTTTGCTGCCCGTCCCGGTTTCCTTCAAATCTGTTCCCTTTCACACCCCAAGCAGGGCTCTGGTTCGCGCCCTTGTAAAGTTGGTTCTCGCCAAAAACAGCCGGTTGTGGAATTTTGTCCATGTTTCCGCACGCTCAGTCCGTATTGGAATGCTAGCCGATGCACAGTCGTTCTTTTTGCAGATGTGTTACGCTACGCACCACAGAGCTATTCAAATGTTCAAATACATCTGCATCCATATGAACAGGCACACACTTGCGCAAAAATTAGGTGAGTTCCCCGGAACCGTGTAGAGCCACTGGACCAGGTCGTGGAATCAAGAATTttcagagacgaaaaacgaaaccgACCACCCGTAGCTATTTGACTGTTCTGCGTGGACTCGTGGTGCTCGCAGGGGTAAGAGCGTGTGTTTTTTGCCTGAGGCTGACCTGCTGTCGATTCTCGGTGACTTTCATGACAGTCACGATCTCTCATGAAGTTACTTCTAGATATACGGGCAGGGACCGTTGCGGAATCTTAGTTCGGCTTCAAGCATCTCCTAATCTTAGAGAATGCAGGACAGTTGACGCTGAGCCTGCCTCCCGTTTCCTTGGCGTGGGCAATGTGTTACTGTACAATGGCGTCGTGAAACGCATCCTCTTTGTGAACAGGTGCCAGCGACGCGAATGCTTCTACGGGCAGGGGCGTACAGCATTCATAagagaacttggttgtctcgGGGGCACTCCTGATGGTTGCCTTTCAGAACAAGAACCAGAGGCATCAATATCGGATATATTCAGGAACTGATCAGAACGTTCATGCGGCTATTGTACGGGGGAAAGGGAAGTTGGTCGGTATTTGCACAGCACGACGCAGCTGGCACAGAGACAACCTGGGAGGCTAGCGTGCGTTGTTGGACTTTTGTTGTTATCTTATTGCTATCGCATGCGTGTGACTTTAAAATTATGATTCGTATTAGTGGATAATTCCACACCACAAAATCACAGTGTTCTGCTTTCGCTTGTAGCAGTCGCCTTTCATGGTAAAAATAGACGAATAACCATAAACAGGTTTGCACTCTGTTGTGGCAACAACCAATTTAATAGCGTCGTAAATGGAAACGCCATCGGCTTCTGCATCCCTAAGGTGCTTCCAGGAACGTCATTTCCCACTATGGTCGGCGCCTTCGTTTTTTGCTCAAGTTGGTGACAGAGGTTGCCGACGACTGCATGGGTTGACCGCTGGCGAAACTTTGGTTGCCTCGTCAAGAGGGTCCACCAGCCAGAGTTCCATCGGCTCTTCAGAATCGGTCGACTAGGTGCCGTACTAGACCGATGCATGGATGGAATCACAGTAGAGCTGTGATTTCGCAACAAACTAATGTACAGCTTCCTGTCTTTCGAGCGAGGAATCGCGGCGCTTTCAGTTAGCAGACAAATGAGTTTAGTTCAGCACAGATGGCAGCGAAGTACGTTTGCAGTCGAGCAAGCTGCAGTGACATGAAACGACCAATATAAAAATAAGCTAGCGTGCGACTTCTGCTCAATCGTCTATTCTATTCTGAAACGATAACGGCAATTCACAGTGCGAAGCCTACAAGAAAGGGGAGTGTAGCTGTGTGGAGCGAACTTTGAAACAAATGGACGTTAGGCTAGAGACCCTGGAGGGTCACTGTAATGAAACGGGATCTTTTAACTTGCAGATTCAGTTGCAGTCTGTgtcctccttcgctcttgtcTACACTGCACGCATTCCTCGGGACTTTTCGTTCCTTTTTTACTTTATCGTGCGCCTTGCACCCCTTGTCGTGTTCCATTCCCCACCCAAGACTTTGTTAaaccttttcttttttctcccgtgAAGCACATTCTTTCTGCCAACTCTAGTGAGTCGACCAGGAAACTGAAACTTACTGAAACTGTCCGACTCCCATAAAGACTGCGCTATGATAGACACCTCTTCAAGGCTATCCGCAGGTTCGACGATTTTGAGTATGCCGACTGCGAAATTTTTTCCCTTTTCGCGAGACCATATGCGTGTAAGACACAACTgtctttctgcctccttAAAACACTTTTCGTGTCGAAGCAAAATTCATTTCCACTGCCTTACAAATACTTGCATCAGTCCTGTTTCAAGTGCCTCCCTCGGTGGTTGTTTTGATTTCGACAATGCACTCGGTGCATTGGCcacgcgttttcttccaccTGGCAGTTTTTCGTGGGAAATTTGTGGCTGCGCTGAGGTTCCTGGCGTAGGTGCGAATCTTAAGAACtacttcttctgtctcgttgaGACGCTCGAACTTCAGTGGACAGTGCGTAACAGGTACCTCCGGCGACGGGGGCTGAACCGCTTTGACCGACTCTCGCCCGCTAGACTAGGTGGTGGAGCCTAGGACAAAATGGTGGAACAAGGGGACTGGGGTGTAAAACACGAGAGGATTTGAAGCGACCTGCCTACAAAAACGGGAGTTTAGCATAAAACAGAACCAAACCATCCCTGAAGGTGTATGGCACACACAGATAGAGACCCCCTGACATACGCGTGTACCCGTTGAGAGAGGACACCACCGGAGTGGACATCATACTGCGTTGCATATTCCCCTCAGAACACATCGGAAAAAGGGAACGCGGTGCAAAAATCGACAAACGAACTCACGAACTTAGTGCGTTTTCACTGGACTCCAACAACAGATATGACTTACAACACGGCTGCCGTCCGGTAACACACCGAAACGAGCACTTCCAGAATCCCTTGCTGACCAGTGGCACTAGCGCAACCCCTAAAGCATCCAACTGAAGGTCTGCAAATGTGTAGAATGGAAATATCATGGGAGGAAAGACCTTTCTATTTACCTCAAAGCACTCAGGACACCGGCGTCGAGTGACTAGACACACGCTGCGTCCCTCGTAGCTGTCCCGCGCAAAGACGGTATGACTTAGCTGCTTGCAGAGCTATTTGTCGCGGGGTCTCTTCTTTATCAAAAGAACCTTTTTCCTTTGTGTCCATCGAAACCATTAGCGATCCCACTGTCGGttcgctgctttctgctCCTTCCCTCCCTTGTCGCCGCGTGGCGTCTATTAGAGTACACGTTTCTCTGGCCTCGTTCTGCCAAGACTTTTCTTCGCCCTTGCGCGCAAAATCACCCACCATCATGGAACTCCCAGTGCCTCTCCGTCTGGGACTCGTTTCTGTTTGTTTTCCTAGCTCGCTTCCGCGATTGGCAGCAGATTCTCTCCCGAAAGCGTAAACCCTCTGCTCCGTCTTTGGGGACATGCTCATCGGCATTCACCCCCCTCAAGAACCGAGAGAGGATCTAGCCGAGTTCCTCCTGCCTTCCGCAAGACGAACGGCTGTACACAAGAGGAGCTGGAAACTTGAGTTAAAAACTGTCGAAACATCCCAGGCTTCCTGAGCTGTCAACATTCCCACAGTTCGTTATCACCCTATCAGAGCCGGTGTGTCAAAACTTAACaggtttttcgttttcttaGGAATGCACTTTGTCCACTCGAATGAAGCGTATGATTTTTCAGCGCCAAACTCAGAGGAGCAAAAGGCGCATCCACCTGCACATGCATCTGCATAAAAGGAGAAGCTCGTCCATACTCGTACTACCCTCCATGCGCTTTAAACAGCAACTTTTGTAGCCGGCCGCATGAATACGCCCAGCACAGTACGAAAGCCGATatcttcctcgccgtttGGCCTCCTCCTACTCATCTGTATCTCAACCCATCTGAATACAAATAAACACTATGAAACACAAATGTATTTGCATGTGTGTGGGACGTTTTCTTGGCGTAAACTCTAAGGTTTTCCACTCCGACTGGTTTCGATCGACCATTTctcggagacacccgagacgAGGTTCTCTTCGGCGATCCAACATCGGCTTTTCACTCTTCTGCACGTTCACTTCGGTGACATCACCTCTCAGGCGATTTCGAAACAAAGATTGACGCTCTACCGTTCAACCGCGTTTGCCTCCTCATGTGCGCGCCAActgcctgtctccactttcctcttcgtctctctcctcttttcatGCTAGTGGGTATTCTCTTGAAggtgaggaaggaagcgcctctctccacttggaagaagaaatgcgACTGACGGCTTCGGTTTGCACACACTGGCGGTGGAGTGTCTATACAGCGGAAGGGGCTGGGAGCAGCTGACCTCCCGGCGTCTCGTCCCCGAACCCAGAACGTttgtttgtcttcttctctgcgtcgctgcatgcaagaaacGACGTGAGGACCACGCCcgttcttcgcctgtctcttcagttCTTGGCAAGTGGATTTGGACCTCCTCACATGGAGGGTGCGAATGCCGAGTCAAGTTCCTGGCTGCCCGCGCGCCTCGAGTTCTGTCGAAAAAGCAGTCTTCTCTGAAGACTCGCTGCTCAACTTTTTCCGAAATCCAGCATTGCCTTTCCCCGTCGGAGACAATGTCCACATTCCTTCACTCCGCTGTCGCTCCACCATGTCACAGATTTAGCTTCTTTGCAAAACCTCTACCGCGACTTTTCACAGAACAGAAaccggcgaagaagagaccgtCTTCCGGTCACCCCCTCGCAGCAGCAGCACACACCGACTTGGTGCTGCCTGAAGACGGCTCTTTCGATTTCCATGAACGGAGTCACATGATAGCTAATCTTCGCTCCCGGGGTCTCTAGTTCCAGATGCACAAGAGATGGTAACTCTTGCATGCTGGAAAGTCGAAGGGGATCTGGAACATGGCAACCacgcagacagacgacgcgGCATTCGGAGCTCGAAGCAGCGCATTCGTCGCACATGATGGAGACGCGCCTCTGCCTACTGGCGGGGaacagacgaggcagagagactcgcCGTCACACGGGAGGCACTTCACTGCAACTCTGGCAACTCTCACAAAGACTGCACAGGAAAGGTAACAGcgggaggggagaaggagaaactcaAAAATACAAAACCGTATCTGCGGATACCTGTGCTTCGGGGAACAGCCGCTTCGACACAGCGGTGGCGTTCGGGGGACATGCGACTTTCTGGCTAGGCGAACTTGGGCCTGGTGTATGTTCACCCGCATGGAAGGAGCGGCAGTTCAACATTCTTGCGACTTGTGCATGGTTTGTAGAATGGTGTTGACGCGCGGAGGTGTGTCCGCGTATTTCTGTGGGTTTCACATCGCTACCAAAAAgctcgatgcatgcgctaTTTCGGATGTGACTGGGAGTTGGAATTTCAGTTTGGATTGAAAAGGAAAGCAGCCCACGGTTCGCATTCTCACCCCGCGCAGGATCTCTTCggactctgcttctctcttcatcccATCTGTTCcattcttctttctttcgttcCTCGGAAATTCACAGGGGTTTGCCGGCCTTCCTGTGTTGCCtacgtttttctgtctcacTTGATTTGACCGTCGTagcctctcgcttctcatTGTTCTTGCGTGgtggctgtctctctcttctccttgtctcccgctgctcctgcttcctccctcttcgtctctcgctcctctgcacactttctctcctgtttcgaTATTTCTTTTGCTCCAATcatctgcttttctcctttgttccttttctccgatTCCCCCCTCTCCTCGCGTGTCTCCACTTTCGCAGTTTGGTGCGCCCACCgccggcgaggagaagcCTTTACAATCGTCCGCGCCTGAGCAGGGGACAGGCGCCCCTGTCTCCTGGAccctcgcggcttctctcctccgagtcggagacagcgccCGACTCGTCGCCTTTTCCGTGCGCCGAAGAGGTCTGGAGAGCCGCCTTCGACGACGGAGCGATCAAAGCCAGTTGCAGTGAAGCTGCGCTTTCGACGGTGAGACAGAGGAGCAGTGGGCGACCCCCCCAGAAAATGGCGGTGGTTCGGACTCCTCGCCACTCGGGAGCAGACCCGGGAtatcgctgcatgcacagagggCAGCACGCAGAGACACGACAGAGTGTCGAGATCATTTCGCGGAAAGAAAGAatctctcgccttcggcgTGGAGCATCGAACCTTTTGTCTCGAGTCCCCTTCGGtgcctcgctgcttcttgtcTTCAACGTCTGGGTGCATCCCTGGCATACAGGAGAGAGTGCACTTTCGTTGCGTTCCAGAGTCCTCACTCTCCCATGTGGGCGGTGACGATCAAGGGAAGCAGTTCTAGTCCTCAGGCAACCAACATCGTCTGTGGCAGCCTAGCTGCTTAGCGAGTGCGTCAAATGCAGCGCCTCTGTTCACCCGTTTCTTGCCTTCCGCTCTGCATACCCTCAGGAAGGctgcgagacagaagagctGCAGCGCGGACGAAGTCTCTCCGCCAAGCGAGGCCCAAAGAGGGGAGACTTGGAGGGGTCGAGCGCCCTTGACTTCgacgcgcgagaggagacagatggGGGGACACAGGCTTCTCAGCCTTTCTTCCCAGAAGTTGCGAGCAGCTCTCAGACTTCCCTTTGGCTCGGCGAAGAGGCGGCACCAGCGCAAccggcgctgcatgcgcgcgcaaCGTTTTCTGTTCCGACCCGCGTCTGTGTTCCGAAGACTCcctgcctgtctccgcctcccaGCTGCAGAGCTACGttccagagagagcgacagctgCGCTGTCTCGAGACTTCTCCGAAACGCAGCGACTGGGACGCAGACTGCCCTGCCAGCCGTCGCACAACTGGCCTTCGGCTTCCCCTCAATGGAAacaactgtctcctctctcaggGCTCTGAGACGCCCGAAGAGGCGCCTGGGGAGCGGCCCGGAGAGACGGCCGAAAAAGCCGCGCCGTGGGGGTgtggagacacggagacgtggaagaggggcgaagagaaggcgcgagtGGCGAGAGAGGTGAAGCAAGAGCCGCTTGCGTTTGAGGACACAGGAAAGACGGCTGCACAGGCGGCGTTACAGCGAGCTCTTGACAGACAGCGAGATGGCCTCAAGGCCTTGATGCACCACCAGCGCAGGCTGCACCAAGCCCTGTGGACTGCAGGCCTGTCTCTAGACCCGCTGAGTCAGGGGTCCAACACGcccgaagagacagggactGGAGCCCCAGACCTGGAGACGGCGCGGGAGGCTCTCCCGCAGGCGCCTTCGAGGTCACTCCGGGAGCTTCGCGAAGGTCTCTTAACGCCGATATCTCCGTTCCCCCACTTGTCTTCGTGCTCGACTAACCAGGTTCCCTCTGgggcctcgccttctgcttgctctccgcatgcgcctcgttcttcgcgtctcacctccgccttctctccacccACTGGCAGCCGCCTGATCGAAAAAGACAGGGTGAGgatcgaaggagacaggacaAAAGTTGAAGGAGGCAGGAAGTGgaccgaaggagacagggtgaggggcgaaggagacacctgtcAGAGAGCAGACGCACGGCCTGCGCGGGCGTCTGCCATCGAGATGCAGCGGCAACAAGAAGAGATGTTGGTGGCTCTTTTGAACCAGCAAAGATACCTCCAGGAGCAGCTCGCGcatcttctgcatgcaaattcTTCGTTCCTCCACAGTCCGTGGACTTCTCCAGGCCCGTGGTTCCCCAAGCCGCGTCTTGACGGGTGTTTTACCTCTTTCTTTGCGGGTCCGGCGCCTCTCCTGCGTTCCCCCGAGGGGTGTccagccttcttctcgccatGGCCGCAAGAAACCCCCAGCATGCaacctcgtttttctccggctCTCACCGCCTTTCCACCCTCGCTTCCCTCCACGCCTggtcctccttcttctccaactCACCTGTTCTCTGTAGACCCCCACGggcctcgctgctctcctttctcccctcccccCTACTCGCCTTGGTCCTACACCCCATACCCAGCCTTTGCCTCTTTCGGTGCCTCGGCCAACTCGGAAAGAAgcccctctctccgctctgcTCAACGCTACGAGGCGACTGTCGGCccagaaggaggagaagaagacggagaggaagaagaaggagaggaagaagagggagaggaagaagaaggagaggaagaagaaaaagagagaggagaagcgagttcAAGTGAGaggtctctttctgttttctctctcgcggatCTTCCAGACGAGAACGGAGCAGGGGCGAAACTCGACAAGAAGCTACCTGACTGGAGTGACAGGCGAGGACGTGTGAGGCCCTGCGCTCCGCTGCGTACTTCAGAGGTTCTTCATGCCCTTTTCGACGACTCAGTCGGGTCCCCACACGCGGGCCTCGTCCCCCGTGGGGTCCCCGCAGaagtgtctctttcctctccccacACTCGAAGACGCCAGCTGCCGCCTGTCAGAGGTAGAGAGCTGGCTGAGAGTCGCCCGGCGTCCTCGGGACATACCACCCAAACTCTAGAGGAGGCCGAAAAGCTTCACACGCTTCACCGCACCCACTCCCTCGTACGGAGGTCTCCTCGGGggtcggtgtctcctcggggGCCGGTGTCTGCAGATCccaaggaaggagacacaacgCGCTGTGGCCTCGCGGTGGCTGCGCGAGGTCGGAGACCCCTCGACGCTGCTTCAGAGGGGAAGCTTCTTGGAACTGGAGAAGCGGCcgagacagaacgcgaggcgagagggaagggCGTCGACGGATTCTCCACTGTCTTTCTGCTGAATCAACAGAAACTGCTTCGACTCCAAATTCAATCTCTCCGGAGACAGATGAAGAAGTA
This window of the Toxoplasma gondii ME49 chromosome VI, whole genome shotgun sequence genome carries:
- a CDS encoding hypothetical protein (encoded by transcript TGME49_243970), whose product is MATTQTDDAAFGARSSAFVAHDGDAPLPTGGEQTRQRDSPSHGRHFTATLATLTKTAQESLVRPPPARRSLYNRPRLSRGQAPLSPGPSRLLSSESETAPDSSPFPCAEEVWRAAFDDGAIKASCSEAALSTEGCETEELQRGRSLSAKRGPKRGDLEGSSALDFDAREETDGGTQASQPFFPEVASSSQTSLWLGEEAAPAQPALHARATFSVPTRVCVPKTPCLSPPPSCRATFQRERQLRCLETSPKRSDWDADCPASRRTTGLRLPLNGNNCLLSQGSETPEEAPGERPGETAEKAAPWGCGDTETWKRGEEKARVAREVKQEPLAFEDTGKTAAQAALQRALDRQRDGLKALMHHQRRLHQALWTAGLSLDPLSQGSNTPEETGTGAPDLETAREALPQAPSRSLRELREGLLTPISPFPHLSSCSTNQVPSGASPSACSPHAPRSSRLTSAFSPPTGSRLIEKDRVRIEGDRTKVEGGRKWTEGDRVRGEGDTCQRADARPARASAIEMQRQQEEMLVALLNQQRYLQEQLAHLLHANSSFLHSPWTSPGPWFPKPRLDGCFTSFFAGPAPLLRSPEGCPAFFSPWPQETPSMQPRFSPALTAFPPSLPSTPGPPSSPTHLFSVDPHGPRCSPFSPPPYSPWSYTPYPAFASFGASANSERSPSLRSAQRYEATVGPEGGEEDGEEEEGEEEEGEEEEGEEEEKERGEASSSERSLSVFSLADLPDENGAGAKLDKKLPDWSDRRGRVRPCAPLRTSEVLHALFDDSVGSPHAGLVPRGVPAEVSLSSPHTRRRQLPPVRGRELAESRPASSGHTTQTLEEAEKLHTLHRTHSLVRRSPRGSVSPRGPVSADPKEGDTTRCGLAVAARGRRPLDAASEGKLLGTGEAAETEREARGKGVDGFSTVFLLNQQKLLRLQIQSLRRQMKKYNTGPGCRVEHTSPVSLDGNGSRTPQPLPRTEQCSAPWPPRWQVPAVSSSNPVAASSSSASSSSPFVERAADAAGRERQGEDTCLRGGVLPSEGKGDAGEQASLDTADVPSRGGMQSGARLCRQERPVVVSFEGCSAVRSPSGLSTSIAAFLGVPGELRQQTKAAPRRVVHPDEQIVPSVLKKLREQEHDESSSLCSSFPPAATTVAGRGWWETARPEKLAKKPSSSSSSSSSSSSPSSSSSSSSSSSSSSSSSPFVCDQVAGVSRKKRHTNFLRSRRERRVDQKEIAALGNPDLSNVGSRVKAFWSNGLEESLHIPDRRNKGEASECESRHTQPALGTRAAGHLADSTGKRPGSRSTLSSGNSQSAFLPSPSSGFARGAQKEEGVAQGDFAEVTEEERTTTEERTRSPARGVQTARTVCRDEETLREESSEERRKDEGRESRELGEEASGCGADASSPERREEKEEQAETEALVSQRWNFGGTTLSSEFLEQQHAIEEAKRERRCASAKNGASGVPFISEKSFFFREQLARLNSDAGDALYVATTHKLLQHYEELTDVS